The following proteins come from a genomic window of Pocillopora verrucosa isolate sample1 chromosome 6, ASM3666991v2, whole genome shotgun sequence:
- the LOC131775043 gene encoding uncharacterized protein isoform X2 has protein sequence MEAIRRKLDEADDIAKVIDLMQNLSIPTKGCKNIEDMKERILAHLSSRKDNRLACNEAFKVISEAQSMDKEKSLALLDYYAKVEREIQGLDATVLDLLKISEGDVFSKIKTRIKRIQDRDYVLLVAGETSAGKSSMLNLILGEELLPFSVLSTTSTICELKYGREKRIKIHYKEEGKAPQIKHLNESSSYIDQISEFVHVKSASLREKASSYKKVELFWPHRLLQDGVVIVDSPGVGESDIMDDIVVSYLPNAFAFIYVINSSNAGGVQRDRLVRLLHKTRELTTEQQMEFSPNCTLFVCNKWDTIPTSEGDVVIAHIIKKLSQCLPDLDTNTHIIRLSTTKALAAQKFGVMNSEFASLTDKIGCLVSKSIETRLEQHWSWLDRLLSRIIWLMSTLISHISTDHVAARDRLNAVIERLGKLQAEQESSKKEMTRCLKGRIRQAMSTLIDHLKTPQVVEMFCKWNSDELPAVENSWEVTEAALVKLLQGRLQMLVEEWEEEQQSFTEARKSVIKEFLEKYNYLEGELRNVEVNIIQIQVDVEEKTPSEIVEDQVFKSFDNFSLPFEEKLFLGIVILPAALVGVALSVPVTLLCLPILGAKSIADNIKEAKKKSTYNKDPAEYVRIMSQKFLAKAATLEALKPLVKVQLELAGNTLIDLQARIPMLVEADVKLCQQLLKEAQSKKDTETRYKPCRDKCKRLRGELALFGSLEIRSMRLAWDDLSWFVSEDVYLKRPMEPGLYQGRISKGRYSSSGQVTFKVYRELLTSSNITECLAEEANLRKVPRGLEAAFVTECPGVDLKYYLIDQPGNCPAKNPITTMGVIRWAAQVVEALLSIYNMFDGCVHGDLRLKNVLLDGPNLRDIKLSNICLRRRLTIEHGSKCDAFLHLPPEAVRNRNYNSSSEIYSLGILFWEMWYGKEAFDDLKGQKMEEFLSSVEGGHRPDLTGITTQTSVMWFGLISGCWEKTASERSSLADCKSTIEEILASQK, from the exons ATGGAAGCCATCAGACGAAAATTGGATGAGGCAGATGACATCGCCAAGGTTATCGATTTAATGCAGAATTTGAGCATTCCAACTAAAGGATGCAAAAACATCGAAGACATGAAGGAAAGGATTCTCGCTCATCTAAGCTCTCGAAAAGATAACCGCTTGGCCTGCAATGAG GCCTTTAAGGTGATTTCAGAGGCACAATCAATGGACAAGGAAAAGTCATTAGCCCTTCTTGATTATTACGCTAAGGTGGAGAGGGAAATACAGGGCCTTGACGCTACAGTCCttgatttgttgaaaataagCGAAGGCGACGTCTTTTCTAAGATCAagacaagaataaaaagaaTACAAGACAGAGATTATGTTCTTCTCGTCGCAG GCGAGACCAGTGCAGGCAAAAGCAGCATGTTGAACCTAATTCTTGGTGAGGAGCTTTTGCCATTTTCTGTTTTGAGTACAACATCGACAATTTGTGAATTGAAATATGGAAGAGAGAAAAGGATAAAGATACACTATAAAGAAGAGGGAAAGGCTCCGCAGATAAAGCATCTTAACGAATCCTCGTCCTACATAGATCAAATATCAGAATTTGTTCATGTCAAGTCTGCAAGTTTAAGAGAAAAGGCATCGAGCTACAAAAAAGTGGAACTGTTTTGGCCTCACAGATTATTACAG GACGGTGTCGTGATCGTTGACAGCCCTGGCGTCGGGGAGTCTGACATTATGGACGACATTGTTGTGAGCTACTTACCAAATGCCTTTGCTTTCATCTATGTCATCAACAGCAGCAATGCCGGCGGAGTTCAAAGAGATCGG CTTGTTAGACTTCTGCACAAAACGAGGGAACTCACGACTGAACAGCAAATGGAATTCTCACCAAACTgcactttgtttgtttgcaacAAGTGGGACACCATACCAACCTCAGAGGGAGATGTGGTCATAGCGCACATAATCAAAAAGTTGAGTCAGTGTTTGCCAGATCTAGACACAAATACTCATATTATTCGCCTTTCAACCACTAAAGCTCTTGCGGCCCAGAAGTTTGGTGTCATGAATTCAGAATTTGCCTCACTTACAGACAAGATTGGCTGTTTGGTTTCGAAAAGCATCGAAACAAGACTTGAACAACATTGGAG CTGGTTAGATCGTTTGTTGTCTCGAATAATCTGGCTGATGAGTACATTAATAAGTCATATCTCCACTGACCATGTGGCTGCAAGAGATAGATTAAATGCTGTGATAGAGAGGCTGGGGAAACTTCAAGCGGAACAAGAATCATCGAAGAAGGAAATGACGCGATGTCTTAAAGGGAGAATTCGTCAGGCCATGAGCACCTTAATCGACCACCTAAAGACTCCCCAAGTGGTAGAGATGTTTTGTAAGTGGAACTCTGACGAACTTCCAGCTGTCGAGAATTCATGGGAAGTTACTGAGGCTGCCCTCGTTAAGCTTCTTCAAGGAAGATTACAGATGTTGGTTGAAGAATGGGAGGAAGAACAGCAAAGTTTTACGGAGGCACGGAAATCAGTCATCAAAGAGTTCcttgaaaaatacaattatCTGGAGGGAGAGCTTCGCAACGTGGAAGTCAATATCATACAAATACAAGTAGATGTTGAAGAAAAAACGCCAAGCGAAATTGTAGAGGATCAAGTGTTCAAAAGCTTTGACAACTTTTCCCTTccatttgaagaaaaactttttcttggaaTAGTGATTCTTCCAGCTGCTCTTGTTGGAGTTGCGTTGTCTGTTCCAGTAACACTGCTTTGCCTTCCAATTTTGGGAGCTAAATCTATTGCTGACAAcatcaaagaagcaaaaaagaaGAGTACATACAATAAAGATCCCGCTGAGTACGTACGAATCATGTCACAAAAGTTTCTGGCGAAAGCTGCAACCTTGGAGGCGCTAAAGCCATTGGTCAAAGTGCAATTGGAGTTAGCTGGAAACACCCTAATTGACCTGCAAGCGAGAATCCCCATGCTTGTTGAAGCCGATGTAAAACTTTGTCAGCAACTTCTAAAGGAGGCACAAAGCAAGAAGGATACTGAAACTCGCTACAAGCCCTGTAGAGACAAATGCAAGCGTTTGCGCGGTGAGCTCGCGCTGTTTGGTTCTCTAGAAATTCGGAGCATGCGGCTCGCTTGGGATGACCTCTCTTGGTTTGTCAGCGAGGATGTCTACTTGAAGCGACCAATGGAACCTGGGCTCTACCAAGGGCGCATTTCTAAGGGAAGGTACTCATCAAGTGGCCAAGTAACCTTTAAAGTGTACAGGGAACTGCTAACCAGCAGCAATATTACTGAGTGTTTGGCAGAAGAAGCAAACCTGAG AAAGGTTCCAAGAGGTTTAGAAGCAGCTTTTGTAACTGAGTGTCCAGGAGTTGACTTAAAGTACTATCTGATCGATCAACCTGGAAATTGTCCTGCAAAGAATCCTATAACTACGATGGGCGTGATTCGCTGGGCAGCCCAAGTCGTCGAAGCACTGCTGTCCATCTATAACATGTTTGACGGATGTGTTCACGGTGACCTTCGGTTGAAAAACGTTTTG CTTGACGGTCCCAATCTCCGTGATATTAAGTTGAGCAACATCTGCCTCAGGAGGCGGCTGACCATCGAGCATGGATCAAAGTGTGATGCATTTCTTCATCTTCCGCCAGAAGCTGTGCGAAATAGAAACTACAATTCCTCTTCAGAGATTTACTCCCTCGGGATCTTGTTCTGGGAAATGTGGTACGGCAAAGAAGCCTTTGACGATCTCAAAGGTCAAAAGATGGAAGAATTTTTATCAAGCGTAGAAGGAGGCCATCGTCCCGACCTAACAGGTATCACAACTCAGACATCAGTTATGTGGTTTGGCCTCATTTCTGGCTGCTGGGAGAAGACAGCCTCAGAACGAAGTAGCCTCGCAGATTGTAAGTCAACTATCGAGGAAATTTTAGCTAGTCAAAAATAG
- the LOC131775043 gene encoding uncharacterized protein isoform X1 produces the protein MEAIRRKLDEADDIAKVIDLMQNLSIPTKGCKNIEDMKERILAHLSSRKDNRLACNEAFKVISEAQSMDKEKSLALLDYYAKVEREIQGLDATVLDLLKISEGDVFSKIKTRIKRIQDRDYVLLVAGETSAGKSSMLNLILGEELLPFSVLSTTSTICELKYGREKRIKIHYKEEGKAPQIKHLNESSSYIDQISEFVHVKSASLREKASSYKKVELFWPHRLLQDGVVIVDSPGVGESDIMDDIVVSYLPNAFAFIYVINSSNAGGVQRDRLVRLLHKTRELTTEQQMEFSPNCTLFVCNKWDTIPTSEGDVVIAHIIKKLSQCLPDLDTNTHIIRLSTTKALAAQKFGVMNSEFASLTDKIGCLVSKSIETRLEQHWSWLDRLLSRIIWLMSTLISHISTDHVAARDRLNAVIERLGKLQAEQESSKKEMTRCLKGRIRQAMSTLIDHLKTPQVVEMFCKWNSDELPAVENSWEVTEAALVKLLQGRLQMLVEEWEEEQQSFTEARKSVIKEFLEKYNYLEGELRNVEVNIIQIQVDVEEKTPSEIVEDQVFKSFDNFSLPFEEKLFLGIVILPAALVGVALSVPVTLLCLPILGAKSIADNIKEAKKKSTYNKDPAEYVRIMSQKFLAKAATLEALKPLVKVQLELAGNTLIDLQARIPMLVEADVKLCQQLLKEAQSKKDTETRYKPCRDKCKRLRGELALFGSLEIRSMRLAWDDLSWFVSEDVYLKRPMEPGLYQGRISKGRYSSSGQVTFKVYRELLTSSNITECLAEEANLRRLCHPRIVTFYGAVFRKVPRGLEAAFVTECPGVDLKYYLIDQPGNCPAKNPITTMGVIRWAAQVVEALLSIYNMFDGCVHGDLRLKNVLLDGPNLRDIKLSNICLRRRLTIEHGSKCDAFLHLPPEAVRNRNYNSSSEIYSLGILFWEMWYGKEAFDDLKGQKMEEFLSSVEGGHRPDLTGITTQTSVMWFGLISGCWEKTASERSSLADCKSTIEEILASQK, from the exons ATGGAAGCCATCAGACGAAAATTGGATGAGGCAGATGACATCGCCAAGGTTATCGATTTAATGCAGAATTTGAGCATTCCAACTAAAGGATGCAAAAACATCGAAGACATGAAGGAAAGGATTCTCGCTCATCTAAGCTCTCGAAAAGATAACCGCTTGGCCTGCAATGAG GCCTTTAAGGTGATTTCAGAGGCACAATCAATGGACAAGGAAAAGTCATTAGCCCTTCTTGATTATTACGCTAAGGTGGAGAGGGAAATACAGGGCCTTGACGCTACAGTCCttgatttgttgaaaataagCGAAGGCGACGTCTTTTCTAAGATCAagacaagaataaaaagaaTACAAGACAGAGATTATGTTCTTCTCGTCGCAG GCGAGACCAGTGCAGGCAAAAGCAGCATGTTGAACCTAATTCTTGGTGAGGAGCTTTTGCCATTTTCTGTTTTGAGTACAACATCGACAATTTGTGAATTGAAATATGGAAGAGAGAAAAGGATAAAGATACACTATAAAGAAGAGGGAAAGGCTCCGCAGATAAAGCATCTTAACGAATCCTCGTCCTACATAGATCAAATATCAGAATTTGTTCATGTCAAGTCTGCAAGTTTAAGAGAAAAGGCATCGAGCTACAAAAAAGTGGAACTGTTTTGGCCTCACAGATTATTACAG GACGGTGTCGTGATCGTTGACAGCCCTGGCGTCGGGGAGTCTGACATTATGGACGACATTGTTGTGAGCTACTTACCAAATGCCTTTGCTTTCATCTATGTCATCAACAGCAGCAATGCCGGCGGAGTTCAAAGAGATCGG CTTGTTAGACTTCTGCACAAAACGAGGGAACTCACGACTGAACAGCAAATGGAATTCTCACCAAACTgcactttgtttgtttgcaacAAGTGGGACACCATACCAACCTCAGAGGGAGATGTGGTCATAGCGCACATAATCAAAAAGTTGAGTCAGTGTTTGCCAGATCTAGACACAAATACTCATATTATTCGCCTTTCAACCACTAAAGCTCTTGCGGCCCAGAAGTTTGGTGTCATGAATTCAGAATTTGCCTCACTTACAGACAAGATTGGCTGTTTGGTTTCGAAAAGCATCGAAACAAGACTTGAACAACATTGGAG CTGGTTAGATCGTTTGTTGTCTCGAATAATCTGGCTGATGAGTACATTAATAAGTCATATCTCCACTGACCATGTGGCTGCAAGAGATAGATTAAATGCTGTGATAGAGAGGCTGGGGAAACTTCAAGCGGAACAAGAATCATCGAAGAAGGAAATGACGCGATGTCTTAAAGGGAGAATTCGTCAGGCCATGAGCACCTTAATCGACCACCTAAAGACTCCCCAAGTGGTAGAGATGTTTTGTAAGTGGAACTCTGACGAACTTCCAGCTGTCGAGAATTCATGGGAAGTTACTGAGGCTGCCCTCGTTAAGCTTCTTCAAGGAAGATTACAGATGTTGGTTGAAGAATGGGAGGAAGAACAGCAAAGTTTTACGGAGGCACGGAAATCAGTCATCAAAGAGTTCcttgaaaaatacaattatCTGGAGGGAGAGCTTCGCAACGTGGAAGTCAATATCATACAAATACAAGTAGATGTTGAAGAAAAAACGCCAAGCGAAATTGTAGAGGATCAAGTGTTCAAAAGCTTTGACAACTTTTCCCTTccatttgaagaaaaactttttcttggaaTAGTGATTCTTCCAGCTGCTCTTGTTGGAGTTGCGTTGTCTGTTCCAGTAACACTGCTTTGCCTTCCAATTTTGGGAGCTAAATCTATTGCTGACAAcatcaaagaagcaaaaaagaaGAGTACATACAATAAAGATCCCGCTGAGTACGTACGAATCATGTCACAAAAGTTTCTGGCGAAAGCTGCAACCTTGGAGGCGCTAAAGCCATTGGTCAAAGTGCAATTGGAGTTAGCTGGAAACACCCTAATTGACCTGCAAGCGAGAATCCCCATGCTTGTTGAAGCCGATGTAAAACTTTGTCAGCAACTTCTAAAGGAGGCACAAAGCAAGAAGGATACTGAAACTCGCTACAAGCCCTGTAGAGACAAATGCAAGCGTTTGCGCGGTGAGCTCGCGCTGTTTGGTTCTCTAGAAATTCGGAGCATGCGGCTCGCTTGGGATGACCTCTCTTGGTTTGTCAGCGAGGATGTCTACTTGAAGCGACCAATGGAACCTGGGCTCTACCAAGGGCGCATTTCTAAGGGAAGGTACTCATCAAGTGGCCAAGTAACCTTTAAAGTGTACAGGGAACTGCTAACCAGCAGCAATATTACTGAGTGTTTGGCAGAAGAAGCAAACCTGAG GAGGCTTTGCCATCCTCGCATAGTCACGTTTTACGGTGCTGTTTTCAGAAAGGTTCCAAGAGGTTTAGAAGCAGCTTTTGTAACTGAGTGTCCAGGAGTTGACTTAAAGTACTATCTGATCGATCAACCTGGAAATTGTCCTGCAAAGAATCCTATAACTACGATGGGCGTGATTCGCTGGGCAGCCCAAGTCGTCGAAGCACTGCTGTCCATCTATAACATGTTTGACGGATGTGTTCACGGTGACCTTCGGTTGAAAAACGTTTTG CTTGACGGTCCCAATCTCCGTGATATTAAGTTGAGCAACATCTGCCTCAGGAGGCGGCTGACCATCGAGCATGGATCAAAGTGTGATGCATTTCTTCATCTTCCGCCAGAAGCTGTGCGAAATAGAAACTACAATTCCTCTTCAGAGATTTACTCCCTCGGGATCTTGTTCTGGGAAATGTGGTACGGCAAAGAAGCCTTTGACGATCTCAAAGGTCAAAAGATGGAAGAATTTTTATCAAGCGTAGAAGGAGGCCATCGTCCCGACCTAACAGGTATCACAACTCAGACATCAGTTATGTGGTTTGGCCTCATTTCTGGCTGCTGGGAGAAGACAGCCTCAGAACGAAGTAGCCTCGCAGATTGTAAGTCAACTATCGAGGAAATTTTAGCTAGTCAAAAATAG